From Arachis stenosperma cultivar V10309 chromosome 2, arast.V10309.gnm1.PFL2, whole genome shotgun sequence, one genomic window encodes:
- the LOC130962751 gene encoding uncharacterized protein LOC130962751, whose product MRYDGTQDSQEHLTAFEARMNLEGVGDEGSVVSFSDISRAFLAQFTTRIAKAKHPINLLGVTQKIGETTRKYLDRFNDECLEIEGLTDSVASLCLTNGLLNEDFRKHLTIKPVWTIQEIQTVAREYINDEEVSRVVAANKRQPSYTQPTQHGNGERQKEHARDSGPSKAPRPFPRIGKFTNYTLLALPIIEVYQQIAEKGILSKPRPLKDRTRGNKSLYYDYHKGYGHKTQDYFDLKDALEQAIRDGKLAEFSHLIREPRRRNRDHDGEDKTRTVKQWQELRDDDHGLTVVNVVTVRNTAPRSRSAHKKDAKVLAISSSSSRTPKSAPPISFGPEDQ is encoded by the exons ATGAGGTATGACGGAACTCAAGACTCGCAGGAGCACCTCACGGCCTTCGAGGCCAGAATGAACCTGGAGGGAGTGGGAGACGAA GGCTCCGTGGTCAGCTTCTCAGATATCAGTCGCGCCTTCTTAGCACAATTCACCACCAGGATCGCGAAGGCAAAACACCCGATCAATCTACTCGGTGTCACTCAGAAAATCGGCGAGACGACCAGGAAGTACTTAGATCGcttcaacgacgaatgcttggAGATCGAGGGGTTAACCGATTCAGTGGCCAGTCTCTGCCTGACGAACGGGCTCCTTAACGAGGACTTCAGAAAGCACCTCACCATAAAGCCAGTCTGGACGATACAAGAAATCCAAACGGTGGCCCGCGAATACATTAATGACGAGGAGGTCAGTCGAGTTGTGGCTGCCAACAAGCGGCAACCCTCCTACACTCAACCCACGCAGCACGGCAACGGAGAAAGACAGAAGGAGCACGCCAGAGACAGCGGACCGAGCAAGGCACCCAGACCGTTTCCTCGTATTGGAAAATTCACCAACTACACTCTTCTCGCCCTCCCCATCATAGAAGTTTATCAACAAATAGCTGAAAAGGGAATCTTGTCAAAGCCCCGACCTCTGAAGGACCGAACTAGGGGGAACAAAAGCCTCTACTATGATTACCATAAGGGCTATGGACACAAAACGCAAGACTACTTCGACCTGAAGGACGCACTGGAACAAGCAATTAGGGACGGAAAACTAGCCGAATTCTCCCACCTCATCAGAGAACCGAGAAGACGAAATCGCGACCACGATGGGGAAGACAAGACCCGAACGGTGAAGCAATGGCAGGAGCTAAGGGACGACGACCACGGCCTTACCGTAGTGAATGTAGTAACCGTGAGAAACACGGCCCCAAGGTCGAGATCGGCGCACAAAAAAGACGCCAAAGTACTGGCaatctcctcctcatcttcgcGAACCCCCAAAAGTGCCCCACCCATTTCTTTCGGTCCGGAAGACCAATGA
- the LOC130960339 gene encoding putative F-box protein PP2-B12 has protein sequence MELPEGCIANIIARTTPKDACRLCAVSKLFKSAADSDYVWGRFLPSDVVSLVSHSQSHSSLITLSTSNKSLYLALSDSPIVIDQGKMSFQLDKKSGKKCYMLAARALTIVWGDTPRYWQWIPLEESRFSEVARLEHVWWLEIRGVLSTLVLTPNTHYAAYLVFSMEEDRIGFQDCPVELSIGMLGGEASTKNVILDPESDGVRQLPNLRGNPWLEIEFGVFFVSSTEDEQVQMSVVETEAGVLKSGLIIEGIEFRPKEDN, from the exons atggagtTGCCGGAGGGATGCATCGCGAACATTATTGCTCGCACCACGCCCAAAGACGCATGCAGGCTCTGCGCCGTTTCCAAGCTCTTCAAATCCGCCGCTGATTCTGACTATGTCTGGGGTCGTTTCCTCCCTTCCGATGTCGTTTCCCTCGTTTCCCACTCTCAATCTCACTCTTCCTTGATCACACTCTCTACTTCCAATAAATCCCTCTATCTCGCCCTCTCCGATAGCCCAATCGTCATCGACCAGGGTAAAATG AGCTTTCAATTGGACAAAAAGAGTGGGAAAAAGTGCTACATGCTAGCTGCTAGAGCTCTGACCATTGTTTGGGGTGACACTCCGCGATACTGGCAATGGATACCCTTGGAAGAGTCCAG GTTCTCAGAAGTTGCTCGACTGGAACATGTGTGGTGGCTTGAGATTCGCGGGGTGTTGAGTACCCTTGTCCTAACCCCAAATACTCACTATGCAGCTTATCTTGTGTTCAGTATGGAGGAAGACAGAATTGGATTTCAAGACTGTCCTGTGGAGTTATCAATAGGCATGCTAGGTGGTGAGGCTAGCACCAAGAATGTGATTCTTGATCCAGAATCAGACGGGGTACGGCAGCTTCCAAATCTAAGAGGTAATCCCTGGCTGGAGATTGAGTTTGGGGTGTTTTTTGTTTCGAGCACAGAAGATGAACAAGTTCAAATGAGTGTTGTGGAAACTGAGGCTGGTGTCCTAAAGAGTGGTCTCATCATTGAAGGAATTGAATTTAGGCCAAAGGaagataattaa